Proteins from a single region of Enoplosus armatus isolate fEnoArm2 chromosome 6, fEnoArm2.hap1, whole genome shotgun sequence:
- the trpm1b gene encoding transient receptor potential cation channel subfamily M member 1b, translating to MDTKGPSSTFKRSSLKRSTSGSQKAQKAWIERNFLKRECIHIFPTKDPTRCACGQVTTQHAAIPPGANSVEETNQLVQIDTPKDKWSVIKHTRTYPTDAFGLIEFQGGGFINKAMYIRVTYDTKPDNLLHLMVKDWQLELPTLLISVHGGLQNFDLQPKLKQVFGKGLIKAAVTTGAWIFTGGVNTGVIRHVGDALKDHSSKSRGKVCAIGIAPWGILENKEDLIGKDVTRPYQTMANPLSKLAVLNNSHSHFILTDNGTCGKYGSEVKLRRLLEKHISLQKINTRLGQGVPLVCLIVEGGPNVISIALESLRDEPPIPVVVCDGSGRASDIISFAHKFSEDGGLVNDDVREQLLVTIQKTFNYSKSQSQQILLMVMECMKKRELITVFRMGSEGQQDIEMAILTALLKGTNASAADQLSLALAWNRVDIARNHIFVYGHNLPPAGAIANTTTSVAPVQEKQKSPASAPRNKTRAKKGKGKGKAKPEPPEETDPRKLELIRWVNSLEQAMMDALVLDRVDFVKLLLENGVNIHHFLTIPRLEELYNTKLGPANTLNAVVRDVKKGNLPPDYQITLIDIGLVLECFMGGAYRSNYTRKAFRNLYNNLYGLKRPKALKLLGMEDDEPRTKGKKKPKKKKEEEVEIDVDDPEVCRFKFPFHELMLWAVLMKRQKMALFLWQRGEEAMAKALVACKLYKAMAHECSESELVDDISQDLENNSKEFGQLAYELLDQSYKHDEQVAMKLLTYELVNWSNSTCLKLAVAAKQRDFIAHTCSQMLLTDMWMGCLRIGKNPGLKVILGIIFPPLILLLDFRLGDDASYHAPGGQEAGKDKDDDTKSSKDPNADATSRKGDEEEGSTNVRKIPIGKRFFEFYDAPFTKFWFNTICYLGYLMLYNYIILVKMERWPSIQEWTVIAYILTLGSEKVRQILMSEPGKLKQKISVWLEEYWNITDLAAITTFLLGLMLRLQHEPYMGYGRVIYCIDIIFWYIRVLDIFGVNKYLGPYVMMIGKMMIDMMYFVVIMLVVLMSFGVARQAILHPDEEPTWRLARNIFYMPYWMIYGEVFADSIDLYAMEINPPCGEHLYDEDGKKLPPCIPGAWLTPAIMACYLLVANILLVNLLIAVFNNTFFEVKSISNQVWKFQRYQLIMTFHDRPILPPPLIIFSHLYILFNRLFRRCARKRQEGELDEKDRGLKLRLNPEELKSLYEFEEQCVEEYFREKEDEQQSSSDERIKVTSERVENMSMRLEEVNERENTMKASLQTVDLRLAQLEEIHGRMAVALEKLAGVDRLELTRTYSRNSSVCDPSSLLRQGSINSADGYSLYRFHMDMEEFAAKQKDADETIKIGVERQRSLRQASSICTLNTKEGQTLEVGGLERSRPPSSCVDILISPCEQKPASAASSQETISNIKQGSTMLLDRLTDKDRLKPSSPPKRTKSLRYYPVEDQPTSPLTKRRAMSTIIISPPDEPEEATEPTQKAQLPQRTSSSPKRTKSLRYLPTESQIQTPPVTRDRAMSSIIYNPAEAGDDVQTADYKSVVEQITKTPNQWPANLEYQVHPSTIGHMPKVSTVRMLAQQFQTSTAPAELKKEEEDQTDHIPLESKGALPATEPVQDQTKMKAKRNLSDTTEYLTVADEKYMPSHRSQSWNETERKAKGLMVSKEPRACSSERDLVEACRVAGEDVGKKMEAEKREDDAQEKK from the exons ATGGACACCAAGGGCCCGAGTAGCACCTTTAAACGGTCCTCTCTCAAACGCTCCACATCTGGCTCGCAAAAG GCACAAAAAGCTTGGATTGAGAGGAACTTTCTTAAAAGAGAATGTATTCACATTTTTCCCACCAAGGACCCGACCAG ATGTGCCTGTGGTCAGGTGACGACGCAGCACGCGGCCATCCCTCCTGGTGCCAACTCAGTAGAGGAAACCAACCAGCTGGTGCAGATTGACACCCCAAAGGACAAATGGAGTGTGATCAAGCACACCAGGACCTACCCAACAGACGCCTTTGGCCTAATCGAGTTCCAGGGTGGAGGATTCATCAACAAGGCCATG TACATTCGAGTCACCTATGACACCAAGCCTGACAACCTCCTGCATTTGATGGTGAAGGACTGGCAGTTGGAGCTGCCCACCTTGCTCATCTCGGTACACGGAGGTCTCCAAAACTTCGACCTGCAGCCCAAACTCAAGCAAGTGTTTGGCAAAGGCCTGATCAAAGCTGCCGTCACCACCGGAGCTTGGATCTTCACGGGTGGAGTGAACACGG GGGTGATCCGTCATGTCGGAGATGCCTTAAAGGACCATTCCTCCAAGTCACGAGGGAAAGTGTGCGCAATAGGAATTGCTCCATGGGGGAtcctggaaaacaaagaggatcTAATCGGAAAGGAT GTAACCAGACCCTATCAGACGATGGCAAACCCACTGAGCAAGTTGGCTGTGCTCAACAACAGCCACTCCCACTTCATCCTGACCGACAATGGCACCTGCGGGAAGTACGGCTCTGAGGTCAAACTCCGCCGGCTGCTGGAGAAGCACATCTCCCTGCAGAAGATCAACACGC GTTTGGGTCAGGGGGTCCCTCTAGTGTGTCTGATAGTGGAGGGGGGTCCCAACGTGATCTCCATCGCCCTGGAGAGTCTGAGAGACGAGCCTCCCATCCCCGTGGTGGTGTGTGACGGCAGCGGCCGAGCTTCTGATATCATTTCCTTCGCACACAAGTTCTCAGAGGATGGAGG CCTGGTCAATGATGACGTCAGAGAGCAACTTTTGGTGACCATTCAGAAGACTTTCAATTATAGCAAAAGTCAATCGCAACAGATCCTGCTCATGGTGATGGAGTGCATGAAGAAAAGGGAACTG ATCACAGTTTTTCGAATGGGTTCTGAGGGACAACAAGATATTGAAATGGCCATTCTTACCGCCTTGTTAAAAG GCACGAACGCTTCAGCAGCTGACCAGCTCAGTTTGGCTCTGGCCTGGAACAGAGTGGATATCGCTCGCAATCACATCTTTGTCTACGGACACAACTTACCA CCTGCCGGTGCCATTGCCAACACTACAACCTCCGTAGCCCCGGTCCAAGAGAAGCAAAAGAGTCCTGCCAGCGCTCCTCGCAACAAAACCCGGGCAaagaaggggaaggggaaggggaaggcAAAGCCTGAGCCTCCAGAGGAAACTGACCCCAGGAAGTTAGAACTGATTCGTTGG GTGAACTCTCTGGAGCAGGCTATGATGGATGCTCTGGTGCTGGACAGAGTGGACTTTGTCAAACTGCTCCTTGAGAATGGGGTCAATATTCACCACTTCCTCACCATTCCCAGACTGGAGGAGTTATACAACACG AAACTTGGCCCTGCCAATACACTGAATGCTGTGGTTAGAGACGTCAAAAAG GGAAACCTTCCTCCAGATTATCAGATCACTTTGATTGATATTGGTCTGGTGCTGGAGTGCTTCATGGGTGGAGCTTACAGGAGCAATTACACCAGGAAGGCTTTCCGCAACCTCTACAATAATTTGTATGGACTTAAAAGG CCAAAGGCTCTGAAGCTTCTAGGAATGGAG GATGATGAACCGAGGacaaaaggcaagaaaaagccaaaaaagaagaaagaggaagaggtggaaaTCGATGTGGATGACCCTGAGGTCTGTCGATTCAAGTTTCCCTTCCACGAGCTGATGCTGTGGGCGGTGCTGATGAAGCGCCAGAAGATGGCGCTGTTCCTGTGGCAGCGTGGAGAAGAAGCCATGGCGAAAGCCCTGGTTGCCTGTAAACTGTACAAAGCCATGGCCCATGAGTGCTCTGAGAGTGAACTGGTGGATGACATCTCCCAAGACCTGGAGAACAACTCCAA GGAATTTGGCCAGCTGGCTTACGAACTGTTGGACCAGTCCTACAAGCATGACGAACAGGTGGCCATGAAACTCTTGACATATGAGCTGGTTAACTGGAGTAACTCCACCTGTCTGAAGCTGGCCGTGGCTGCTAAGCAACGTGACTTCATTGCCCACACCTGCAGCCAGATGTTGCTCACTGACATGTGGATGGGCTGCTTAAGGATCGGCAAAAATCCCGGCCTCAAG GTTATTCTGGGAATCATCTTTCCTCCTCTGATTCTACTGTTGGATTTCCGTCTTGGAGATGATGCATCCTACCATGCACCTGGAGGCCAAGAAGCGGGAAAAGACAAGGATGATGACACAAAATCCAGCAAG GACCCTAATGCTGATGCAACTTCCCGAAagggggatgaagaggagggcaGCACTAATGTCCGCAAAATCCCCATTGGCAAAAGGTTCTTTGAGTTTTATGACGCGCCGTTCACCAAATTCTGGTTCAACACA ATTTGCTATCTGGGCTATTTGATGTTGTACAACTACATAATCCTGGTGAAAATGGAGCGATGGCCATCTATACAAGAGTGGACTGTCATTGCATACATCCTCACACTTGGCTCTGAAAAAGTCAGACAG ATTCTGATGTCAGAACCGGGGAAGCTGAAACAGAAGATAAGCGTGTGGCTGGAGGAGTACTGGAACATCACAGACCTGGCTGCCATTACCACCTTCCTTCTTGGGCTAATGCTACGGCTGCAGCATGAGCCTTACATGGGCTACGGCAGAGTCATCTACTGTATCGACATCATCTTCTGGTACATTCGCGTATTGGACATCTTTGGAGTCAACAAATACCTGGGACCCTATGTCATGATGATAGGGAAGATG ATGATAGATATGATGTACTTTGTGGTGATCATGCTGGTGGTGCTCATGAGCTTCGGGGTGGCTCGGCAAGCCATCCTTCACCCTGACGAGGAGCCAACATGGCGCCTGGCCAGAAACATTTTCTACATGCCCTACTGGATGATCTATGGAGAGGTTTTTGCGGACTCGATAGACC TCTATGCAATGGAAATCAACC CTCCATGTGGTGAACATTTATATGACGAGGATGGGAAGAAACTGCCTCCATGTATCCCTGGTGCCTGGCTCACACCCGCTATCATGGCTTGTTACCTTCTCGTGGCAAATATTCTTCTGGTCAACTTGCTCATTGCAGTGTTCAA CAACACTTTCTTTGAGGTCAAGTCCATTTCCAACCAGGTGTGGAAGTTCCAGAGATATCAGTTGATCATGACGTTTCATGACCGGCCCATCCTGCCGCCACCTCTCATCATCTTCAGCCACCTCTACATCCTCTTCAATAGGCTGTTTCGGCGGTGTGCcagaaagagacaagaggggGAGCTGGATGAGAAGGACCGTGGACTCA AGCTTAGGCTGAATCCAGAGGAACTGAAAAGTCTGTATGAGTTTGAAGAGCAGTGCGTGGAGGAATATTTTCGTGAGAAAGAGGACGAGCAGCAGTCCTCCAGTGATGAACGCATCAAGGTTACCTCAGAAAG AGTTGAGAATATGTCCATGCGTCTGGAGGAGGTAAACGAGAGGGAGAACACGATGAAGGCCTCCCTGCAGACGGTGGATCTGCGGCTGGCACAGCTGGAGGAGATCCACGGACGAATGGCAGTCGCCCTGGAAAAGCTTGCAGGGGTGGACAGATTGGAGCTGACCAGAACCTATTCACGAAACTCCTCTGTGTGTGACCCCTCCTCCCTACTACGCCAGGGCAGTATTAATAGTGCTGATGGTTACAGTCTTTACCGCTTCCACATGGACATGGAGGAGTTTGCAGCGAAGCAGAAGGACGCCGATGAGACAATTAAAATTGGTGTAGAAAGACAGCGGAGTCTGCGACAAGCCTCCAGTATTTGTACTCTCAATACAAAGGAAGGTCAGACCTTAGAGGTTGGTGGTTTGGAGAGATCGCGACCACCAAGTTCATGTGTGGACATTCTCATATCTCCATGTGAGCAAAAGCCTGCTTCTGCAGCATCAAGTCAAGAGACCATAAGCAACATAAAACAAGGCAGCACAATGCTGCTAGATAGACTAACAGATAAGGATAGACTAAAGCCTTCTTCCCCACCAAAGAGGACCAAATCCTTGAGATACTATCCAGTCGAAGACCAACCCACCTCTCCTTTGACAAAGAGGAGGGCTATGAGCACCATCATTATCAGCCCGCCAGATGAACCAGAGGAAGCAACTGAACCCACACAGAAGGCCCAACTGCCGCAAAGAACCTCCTCTTCCCCAAAGAGGACGAAATCATTGAGATATCTCCCCACTGAAAGCCAAATCCAGACTCCCCCTGTCACAAGGGACAGAGCTATGAGCAGCATCATCTACAACCCAGCCGAGGCAGGTGATGATGTGCAAACTGCAGACTACAAATCAGTGGTAGAGCAGATCACTAAAACACCGAATCAGTGGCCAGCAAACTTAGAGTACCAGGTGCACCCCAGCACTATTGGTCACATGCCTAAAGTGTCAACAGTCAGAATGCTTGCACAGCAGTTTCAAACTAGCACTGCACCTGCAGAGCttaaaaaggaggaggaggatcagaCTGATCATATTCCTTTAGAAAGTAAGGGAGCTCTTCCAGCAACAGAACCTGTGCAAGATCAAACAAAGATGAAGGCCAAGAGAAACCTCTCAGACACCACAGAGTACCTGACTGTAGCTGATGAAAAGTACATGCCGTCTCACAGGTCACAGAGCTGGAATGAAACCGAGAGGAAAGCAAAGGGCTTGATGGTTAGCAAAGAGCCTCGAGCCTGTAGTAGTGAGAGAGACCTTGTGGAAGCCTGCAGGGTGGCAGGGGAGGATGTGGGAAagaagatggaggcagagaaaagagaagatgatgcacaggaaaagaaataa